TTCCGACATCCCGGGGTAGCACCCTGAACATCTACTTCTACGCGAACCAGGTCTATCAGTTTTCCTTTTCCAGACCGATTTATGAGCGAGTCGGAGGAATTTTCGTCGTCCCGAAATTCCGGAAAGTGCTCCGCTTTAAACACCGGATGCGCAACGGAACAGCTTTCCCTGACATTAAAACTTTCCTGAACACCCCCCCTGTTATCAGGTGCGACCCGGACAAGATCCCCGGCCCGAATGGCACCATTATCTCCCATACCGTTACCCGCTTCGCCTCTCCCGGAGGATCCTGCACCACCATCTTCCAAGGACACGGAACCGGCGATCGCAAATACGGTGGCAATCTCGATAACCTGAGGGCGTTCGATTATCATTTCCTTTCAGGGCCCAAGCATCTGAAAAAGCTGCAGGATTCACAGGTATCGATTCCCGAAGAGCGACTAGTCTCCATAGGGAATCCCCGTTTTGACGCGTATGTTAAAGGGGAGATCGATCGAGATATATGTATGGATAACCTGGGGATCGTGGACCGAGACCGGAAGAACATCCTCTACGCGCCTACCTGGCAGAAAGGCAAGGGCACTCTGCACCAACTGGTCTATCGTTTCTGCCGGGAGCTGACCGGGGAATTCAATCTGATCGTTCGACCGCATCACTTCGTCTCAAGATCGATACCCAAGATCAAGGCGTGGGCTGCTATCAACGGTATCAGACACGTATACTTCTCAAATCCGAACGATCTTCTGCGTCACGATACGATGAGTGATTTCGCCGTGTCGGACCTGCTGATAAGCGATACTTCTTCCATCCAGTACGAGTACCTCATTACCGGCAAGCCCATGATCGTTGCCGAACTGGAGCCGGTTGATCTCCATAAGATGCCGACGGAGATGGATGTTCGTTCAATCACCCAGGTCTATGACGGATCACCACGTGCGAATATTCTGAATATGGTCGTAGATAATCTCGCTTCACCGCACACTGAGGCCTGCCGGCAGCTGCTACAGAACTGCTTCTATTTTAACGATGGATATAGCACCGACCGCGCCGTGAAGTTTGTTACTGATCTACAAGCAGCGTGAATAAGTCGCTCCCCAATTCGTTTGTAACTGTCCTCATCCGCTCGTATAACCGGCTCCCCTCCGTGCTTGAAATCATCGATGCTTGCCTGCAACTTGTTAAGCCCCCGAATCAGCCAGTCCCATCCAGGAACCTGGCCCGCGTATACCGGCGCTGCCTCAACATCCTACTGGAGTTCCTGAAATTCCCCTATACCCTGTATCGCGTGCTCACCGCCCAGCGGCCAGCCTGGAGCGGTCGGTTGGACGACGTCCGACCTAAAGACGCCTGATGGTCAAGATCGAGCATACTCCGGTGGCGCACCATTTCCAGAGAGTTGAACCGTCATGAACCCGTCTCTAACCAATCCCATGGTTTCGGTGGTGATTCGTTCCTACAACCGCTTGTCAATGGTGCCTGAGCTTCTTGAAGTCTGCCTGAGCCAGGATTACGCTAATTTTGAGGTGGTTGTTGTCGAACAGAGTGAGAATGACCTGTGGGAAGAATATCGGGCGTCGTTTGAAAGACTCGACCCTCGGGTCCGCGTGATTCGATCGCAGCCTCTAGGCTCGGCAGGCGCCAAAAATACGGGCGTGCTCCACAGCAGGGGGGAAATCGTCCTGTTTATCGATGACGATGACCTGCCGATTGGCACAACCTGGATATCATCCCACGCGAAACATTATCATGACCCGTTGTGCGTTGGCGTATCAGGCCGCTGTATCAAGAAACCCAACGAGCGGGTTCCCTACAAAAACCCTGACGCCGCATACGACCGTTGCCTCACCTACTCTTTTTTCCTGCGCGGGCGGGATCTTACCGGCATCGACCGACCCAAAAAGCCGGTGGAATGGCTTCACGGTATGAATGCTTCCATCCGTCGATCCTATGTCGTGGCACTGGGGGGCTGGTACCCTTACGTCACCAACATTGATGAACATTCATTCTGCTTTAAGCTGCGGAGGGCATTGCTGCCCGGTGAATACCTGATGTTTGATCCTGAGCCGGTGGTCCTCAGGCAGTTTGATATCCCCGGCGGTTTGGGGAAGAGGTATTTGACCCTTAACCGGGTTCTCGTGAATCACCTTCAGTATTATCACTGGGTGGTGGCGGACTACTTTCCGCTGCGGTTTTATGGGCTCTATCCCTTTTTCATGATCTACAACTTTCGCTTTGCAACCCGCTGGTTCCGAACTTTCTCCCATTACTCTGATAGTAGGTGGATGAGGTGGTTCGGGATGAAAGTTGGTCGTCGTTTGTACATCCTGCAGGAGTTGGTGCTGTATCCCGTTATCGTCATTCGTCTGCTTGTGCAAAAAAAGCCCGACTGGAGCGGCCAGCTGGACGATATCAGGCCAAAACCAGGATGACGCCGCATCTGGGAACGCCGCCATTTGCTCATGGAACATGTAACCTTGGAACCCAGCATTGAATAGCATCAGATGAACACCGCCCCGAAAGGCAAGGGCCTCCTGCTCCTGCTGCTCACAGAAAATTATCGTAAGACCCGTGATTCGATCCTGCGGAAGCGTGGCCCCGTCATCAAGCCATGGATGAAATACCGTGAAATCCTGATCATTGAGGAGCTGCTCACAAATCTCCAGCCCCAGCGCTGCCTGGAGTGGGGTGCCGGGTACAGAACCCTTTACTATTCGCGCTACTTACCCAACGAATCGGCCCGCTGGATAGCCGTGGAGCACGATGAGGAATGGGCTGCGAATGTGCGCAGCATGAACACCGATCCGCGCGTCGAAGCGGTGCACGTGGCCCCCAAATGCCTACCCGTGGACGGATGACCACAATGACGGTGCCTATGCCGATCTCACCGATTACGTTGAATATGGCGGAAAGTTGGCTCCGCTGGATTTCATTTTGGTGGACGGCCGGGCCAGGGTCGACTGCCTTGCAAAGGCCCATGAGTGGATTGCGAACGACGGAATCGTGGTGCTCCATGATGCCCAGCGTCCTCACTACCAGCAAGCCCTGAAGCCCTACGCCAGCCAAGTCATGTTTACCCCCAGGGGGCCCGGGACGAAAGGCCTTTGGGTTGGCAGCAAACGTGATCTGGTGGAAGGCAGGCTGAACGTTGCCCGGCACAAGAAGGTTTGGAAGCTCCATGACCTGTTGTCTGGCTATCAACGCTGGCGAAAGGCGAAAAGAAGGGCGAAGAAGTCA
This genomic stretch from Candidatus Neomarinimicrobiota bacterium harbors:
- a CDS encoding CDP-glycerol glycerophosphotransferase family protein, which encodes MTPAINERVPDIIPTSRGSTLNIYFYANQVYQFSFSRPIYERVGGIFVVPKFRKVLRFKHRMRNGTAFPDIKTFLNTPPVIRCDPDKIPGPNGTIISHTVTRFASPGGSCTTIFQGHGTGDRKYGGNLDNLRAFDYHFLSGPKHLKKLQDSQVSIPEERLVSIGNPRFDAYVKGEIDRDICMDNLGIVDRDRKNILYAPTWQKGKGTLHQLVYRFCRELTGEFNLIVRPHHFVSRSIPKIKAWAAINGIRHVYFSNPNDLLRHDTMSDFAVSDLLISDTSSIQYEYLITGKPMIVAELEPVDLHKMPTEMDVRSITQVYDGSPRANILNMVVDNLASPHTEACRQLLQNCFYFNDGYSTDRAVKFVTDLQAA
- a CDS encoding glycosyltransferase family 2 protein is translated as MVSVVIRSYNRLSMVPELLEVCLSQDYANFEVVVVEQSENDLWEEYRASFERLDPRVRVIRSQPLGSAGAKNTGVLHSRGEIVLFIDDDDLPIGTTWISSHAKHYHDPLCVGVSGRCIKKPNERVPYKNPDAAYDRCLTYSFFLRGRDLTGIDRPKKPVEWLHGMNASIRRSYVVALGGWYPYVTNIDEHSFCFKLRRALLPGEYLMFDPEPVVLRQFDIPGGLGKRYLTLNRVLVNHLQYYHWVVADYFPLRFYGLYPFFMIYNFRFATRWFRTFSHYSDSRWMRWFGMKVGRRLYILQELVLYPVIVIRLLVQKKPDWSGQLDDIRPKPG